DNA from Alnus glutinosa chromosome 2, dhAlnGlut1.1, whole genome shotgun sequence:
gtgTACCTATGTTAGGTCTTAATAATTGCAAACCACTAAACTATACATCATTGGTCACCAAAAGACGACTATACATGCTCAAGTCGTCACTCGGGTCTGTCTAGTCCTCCACAAAAAAACTAGTTTGGATTGCAAAAGCTAAGTCTCAAATTATATATGCTAAGcctctttttaaaatttctcttttatttgtcaaaagttattttgaataaaaGCTGGTACGTAGCTTTGCGAAAACATTTAGGGTACGAACTCATAAGTACAAATATCCAAAAATGAGTGAGACTTTTTGTTTCATTACCCCAAagatcacaatttttttttttactattttcttttccagTATCATATTAAagcaatatacatatataaattcaattcaattcaattacTAGAAGATAATAATGGGAAATCACATAAAATCAAACCATGCTCATGCATATATAATTTGTAAAACTTTATTCTTTATCTAGTTTATGTTTTTGAACTTGTGCTTTTCTGTTTACTTTTCTTTACAAGTATGCCCCTAGTCTGTGTCGAACTTAACTAGCTACCATGTTTGACCTAAGGTGTTGAATGTGTTTTCCATAATTCAACCTAAGTAGTGGCGGAGCTACATGGTGGCTTTTGGGGAGGGGGGGCTTGGGACCCCAAGCAACCAtgttttcccattttttttaattttttaaaaattaaaactttaccccctaattttttttagttttgcccctacctacaaatttttttattttacagttTTGCCCCCTCCCCAAAATTCTAAATGCCAACTCCACCCCATAACCTAAGGGTGTCAAGAGTACCGCCCCCTCAACTTAGGGTTGTCAAGCATACAACTCCACTCAACGTAAGGCTGTggataggggtgtacaaacggagtGATTATAACCGCTCCGCAACCGCTAATCGCATAACCATTTTCGAATGCGGTTAGGAGGGCTATGGAAAGCGGTTAGTAATCGCTAATCacctacctatatatataactatgTTTACAACTTTGAAGCGTAACAGActaacatgcatgtttacacgatttttaaaaatttagtattATGACCTGATTGTTTTGGTCTTGAGTTGTCATTTGGATTTGTAGAATGAGGTCAATTTGTTAAGCAAAATTCAACatctaaatataatttctttattgGGTTGCAGCGTTTATGGCGAGACAAGGTTTATTGTTTACGAACTGATGCAAAATAGGTGTTTGGAAACTCAATTGCACGGTAAAAACACATTAATCTCATTCTTTTTCTCGTTAAAAAACCTAGaaaatggaagataaaaaagaaaaaaaaaaaaagaaagaaaaaaaggatgcaattaaataaagctaatatctttatttttcaaatctcTTGTTGATATATAGGACCTtgttgcccttttttttttttttttttttaaaaaaaagttccaaaaattagtaaattcttttttgaaaacaattaaaacatgCACAAAACTGGTCAAAAACTAGTTCTAAACCCaaattaaaaaacagttttaaaatCGTAGGTTATAAACACAATAATCGCCTCCGCCTATGCGGTTAGCGGTTGGTAAAATGCAATAACCGCCTTAGGCtgttgcggttagcggtttttagccaataaccactTGTTGcaaccgtttgtacacccctagctGTGGAACATATACTTAAGGCTTTCGAGCATACTATTCTGCTCAACCTATGGCTGCTTTAAGCTAATTAACTTtcgtattttaaaacttttctttctttgaatattggtcttcttcttttttccccttatatatatatacacacgtaaaaggaaaattacaataaattaaggtTGGGCGACCCAAACATAATAACTTGCAAAGACGTGAAAACAATGCATCAAATTAAGACGCAAGTCTATTGATTCTTAGCGCGAATGCCAAGAAGGCAAGAACCTAAGCCACAGTAAATGTGGTTAAATGTGTATATAGAGTCCAAATGACTCAAACGCCGGGTACGTAACAATTACAGAGAAAAATAAGGAGAAGATATAGAAAACAAAAGGCCCAGAAATACAAAAGAgataaaacaaacacaacacttcctattaaaagagaaaaactaagagtaattgaaaaaatagatgGAAAGTTGAAAcattcaaattgaaaaaatagagggaaagttgaaatattcaaattgaagggaaacttaaattttcatgaaataattttcattaatgATCACCAAATATAGCTAATTtctaggaaaaaatataaaaaagcccatGAACTAACAATCGATTTTAGAATAACccatgaattttcaagtgtgctaaatTGActtatcaaactaccaaagtgtgccaaaaatgaCACTTTTGTagttatattcctataatatcattttcatgtgtcatatttttattaaaaaataataaaatttaaatttaaaattcaagaaaaattaaatttaaaactcaGAAGGGGTGGTTGGAGCCATCCCTTTGGGCCAATGTGGCCCCATTTTGCCCAaagggggtggtcggccacccctagattggctatagggggtggccgaaacaaCCCCCAAAAACTTtaggagtggttcggccacccacaGATTGGCCTGGAGGTGGCTCAGCTGCCTCCATTGGCTAAAATGGACGTGGCCGGCCATCCCCATTGGCCCAAAGGGCTAGCTCAAGCTACCccttctgttaattttttttttttttttaagtttttaatatatttatatttttcttgatttttaaatttaatttttttttttaaaaaaaaatatatatatttttaatgatatgacacGGGGCAAGGGTATTAGAGGAATATCataaaaagtggcatttttggcacattttggtagtttaattggtcactttagcacacttgaaaattcaagggactattctaaaatcggttgttagttTAGGGTTCCATTAGTGATAATGCTCTCGGGTTGATCCTTGAAGTCTTTATCCACAAATTTTATCAGCATGCTTGATAACGGTGTAGCCGTTGTGCAGGTGATGGTTTCACAACTTACACTAAAGACTTAACTTTTTACACCAAAAGATATAGGTGTTGAAAAGTTTTACAACCCAAGTTTTGATCACCAAATATAACTAATTTCTAAGACTTATAACAACTTTCATACGAGGATGACTTTGAGGAGGAAGATGACCTTCAAATGGctttataataattttctttaggaATTCACAAAACTGACCAAGTTGAATGAAAAGAATTTTAAGAAACTCAGTAAGATTGGACATGAAAATGAGAAATTGTTTGTAAAATTAGATGATTCTTGTGTTGCTTGTGATATTTTGAAGTCTGAGAATGTCATGCTTGTTGATAAGATAAAGTCACTTagagaataaattgaaagattCTAAGGAACACTTGAAAAAGTTCTCTAATGATAAAGTGGAAAAATTGTTATTTGGTCAAAAGCCTAATTCTAATGAATATGGTATGGGTTTTGATAAGTTtggtgcttctacttcacataagTTTGTTAAGTTTGTAAAAAGTTGCTTctaattttgaaagaaagaCTATAAGTTTGTTAAGCTTGTGAAAGCTGAACAAGGTCAAGGCTAATGTAGCCTACTTGGataagggaaaagaaaatgtttgttGAATGACTATGTGAAGCCCAAGTCCAAGGCACTTTTTAAGAAACATACTTCAGTTAAATTTGTTCCTACATGTTATCATTGTAGAATTATTGGTCACActagaccaaattgttttcaACTTAAATCCTAAAAGCCTTGGAACAAGCGGATTTCacctaggaaagatgaaccCGATTTTGAAAACCAGGTAAGAGCCTTAACTGAGCAAGATCATTAGTGAGAGATTGGTTGAGTTGTTAAAATATTCTATCCTTGACAAGAAGAATATCACTCAATTGGCTTGTGACCATGCCAAGACCCCACCGCTATAAGGGATTTTAGGTGAAAAAAGGAGACGataatttgtgttttgttgttcaCATTGTGGTATCTCAATCGTGGTTGCTTTAACATTGTTGCATGAGAATGTTGCGCCTTAAAAGTGGGTTCCCACACGGGTTTTTCTTTTGTAGGCTAAATTTTGGTTGTTTCACCAACAATTTTACAAGCAGCCGAACACAAGCGTACAAAATTAGTTGGCTAATTGGTAGGGGTGTACATGTGGACAGATGTTAACTATTTGTATCTGCTATCCGCAATCATCCGCTATTCGCTATCCAGATATGCAGATGCGGGTAGCAAAAAGTCACTATCCGCATATGTGTATGCGGATAATGGTTTTAGGGTATGCGGAAATGGTTATTAACTGCATCCgtataccctttatatatatatatatatatatatataagaacatcattttggattaggtataggttatgtttacattggtttaGTTGACAGTATTGCTTTCTAGTATAACACTtgggcaaaaagacaaaagtaatatgaaatcaatatattttcagaagattagggtttaaaaaaaattaaagcaagcccaaaacactaaaattagcctaaattattttcaaaattgtttaaaCTATACCATGATAGAGactcaaaatactaaaatatatCCAAAAAAACCCATTACCTAATGTGTAGATAATGAATAATAACTACATGTATACCCCTACTAATTGCGGTGCGTCTCCCATTGATagaatcttttaaaaaatttagagtaAGAAATGGTTAGTACTGCATGGTCCATGCAAATGGAGGAAAGAAATAATacttataatattaaaataaaaaataaaaagaagcaagaaattatTAGGACCAACTCATGAATATTCCTTTCCCATGATGTATTATTCAATTTAGGTTGCGTCTTATTCATTACAGATGCTTACATATATACTACTATCATTTTTATGCATCGGGGTCCTCTAGGCTCTAGCTGCTTCAACCACACAACTCTTTTGAGTGGGGTGAGCTATTGTGAGCCACATTAATATCTAAAAcctcaaaagattttttttttggttgcatatataatcattattttgCCCTATGCAATTAGAAACCCTAAATATTTAGTAAAGCGACGCCTTACCAACCAACCCATTTATCCTTTGGTGGCAATGATGGGACTGAGCAGCTAAAATTTCTATAGGCTTTCTAATTGCATAAGGTTGTAATTAATTAtgtcattaattaaaataaactaaaccaGATTATTGGAGAACATAATTGGAAGCTTAATTGGCACTTTTTGGTCTTGTCAGAGCGTGCTACCGATGTCTACAGAGTTCATGATCATGTCCATGTCACTGAAACTACCAACCCCAAAGTCCTCGTCTCCAAAATCCTTCCTGTAATCCAACAACCATTCGGAGTTATCTTCAGGTGACGGCAATCCAAGATTACTGTAGCAGCTTCCGCTTCCACTGGTGGCCGGGGAATTCCAGAATGAATCGTCAAGAAATATCGTCTCCGACCATATGTAACTCATTAATGGGTCGTCATCGCCGGGGTCCGACGACGACCGAGATTCGTCGGTCGTCGAAGAATTTTCAGTTGGGACACTGGAGGAGACATGGCTACTACATACTGCTTTTTGTGACTCATCCTCATGATTGACTTCGAGATCGTGTTGTGGGGTGGTGGCTTCTTTAAGGAGAGGTTCATGCGTAAGTGGATCAATACCCATCTTAATCAGCTTTTTCTTGATGTGGGTGTTCCAATGATTCTTGATCTCGTTGTCGGTTCTTCCTGGCAATCTTGCTGCAATTTTCGACCACCTATACAAAATCAAAAGTATTTTAAGgccaattaaattaaattaaaaaacaaaaagacaaaagcacTTACGGAGAcgtaaaggaaaaaataaatatttttagtgAGATCATGGCACTTCTGCTTTATAGGTCATAGCATAACAAACCATATATATCCATCTCTTACTATTATTAGTAAGAacagaaaattgaaaacaaaaaaaaaaaaaaaaaacttagaaacaTCAAACAGttttcgttgttttttttttcgcaaACAGTTTGCTAAACGcgtttttcttaaaaacaaatacaGAAACTGATTTCTGAAATGAAAGACTTCGACTGCCAAGACAACAAAAGCATAGATCGATCATGTGCTAGCTAGCTGTTGTAAAATTCAGATTTTCTCGCGTCGCTCCTTAATTAGAatggaaatcaaaattttctttcgACCAAGAAAACGgtggaaaatgaaaataagtttgTGATGGGGAATGGAAGGTCGTGACATTAGCATCTTTGACTAATTTACATTTTCTCGATCAATTTGATTCGCATGCATGTTCCGGTACACATCCAATGATTAAAGCAGCAGATCCGACCAAAAAAAGTAGGCCAAACTTTTCAAATAACAtgttagaaagagaaaagtcaTGAATGATTGCAAAAACGTTGGCATGCATTAATTCATGATCAGTAAGACATTAAGAATATTGAATATGACAAGAGAATAATTAAGTAGCAAAGAAGAAACACCTATTGCCAAGACGGGCGTGAAGATCAATAACAAGTTGTTCCTCAGCTTCTGTAAGAAGGCCGCGCTTCAAGTCCGGCCTCAGGTAATTAGTCCAACGGAGACGACAACTCTTGCCGCAGCGCCTGAGCCCTGCAAGCTTCGGCACGGCACGCCAGCAACATTGGCCATGGGTGAGGATGAAATTGACTAATTTCTTGTCTTCCTCAACCGTCCATGGCCCTTTCTTCACTCCAAGCTTGTCACAACAAGGTTGCCTCCCCATCACTTTAGAGAGCCAGTACTTGCCACACCAGTCCACCAACTCTAGGAGAACCCAAGCCCCCCTCACCCACCTTTATATACTACTGACTTCCCTTTCTTGGGGTAAAATCATCCTATGTTTATCTTGGAGGCTAGCCAGTACTCCCACGCTTCTCTTAAACGTGTGTGAACGTATTGATATATATGTCAGTCTCAATCAACTCTTAAATTAACCatggttaaaaaaataaaaataatttgataatttgTTAAGACTGTCATATCATCTTtgtcagataattgtaaaataacaatgtggtatataacattactctttatatTCGATACCAAGAAAATTGCTAACAAACGAACGCCAAatatttttatgacagttattAGGatcagggacggagggagggggggctggcaggggccatgctCCCCACCCCCTCTACCCACAAtttcctctaaaaaattaaaaaatataaggtaaaagtaaaaatttagcttatttggctcctaccaaatttttttttttggccctgcCCATAAGATCTTCTAGCTCCGTCCCTGATTTGGATCTTTTGAAGTGAAatagaaatgattcattttatggtttagattaaacGTTAAATGACGTGGCATTATGTACATTATTAAATACAACATAATGAAAACTAGTCcgtaaaataaatcatttttatttcacttttatgatttaggtttttttgaaataaaagataataattacAAGTAGACGACCTCATCATAACTAATTAAGCAAAATGCGTATTCTATTCCTTTGTGTTaagttaattattttcttagttCATAATCATCTTTAAATTAAAGCTTATCTTAAATTTGGATTAACATTAAAGACAAGAATCGCAAAACTAATTAGGAGAAAGAGAGTTTTCTCCGTgtggaagaaaaaacaaatatatttggTACTCAATCTCTACCCTTTGTAAGCCCACACAAAGCCCCTTTCAAGGaaatcatgaaaagaaaatgagcAGTGCCCTTCCCCATTTCTACTGCAACGACTATTGAAAAATACATCTTATTTTGGcattttaaataagaaaaatgttatatgtACACTTAATTTTAATTGTCACATCAATAAAAATGTACGTTTTAGAGAGTAAGTAGAGGTAGCATTTCTTTTCCATTAGTATGACCAGATAAGTTTGAATGGTTTGGCGCGTGAGTGCACGCACTTTCATAGAAAGGAGGATTGGAAGAGAGGCAGACAGAGTTGGCGGCCCCAACATCAGTTTCTGAAAGCTGCGTGGGACCTAAGATTTTACTTGCTCCCATTGATTTGATTCTTTAAAGGAATTAAGGATGCGGGGTCCATGATTAGGACGCTAGAAAGTGGGGCAACCAAGTGACCAACAGTccaaatttattcaaaaaaaaaaaaaaaaacaaaaacaaaaacaaaacaaaaaactacaCAGTCCAAATACGTCCTTTTAATTTTCACTCTTACTCAAGCATTTCATCACCCCTTTCGTCAGCATCCCTCCAGCCTCATTTGTtcggtttttttctttttctttttcttcctaattTTTATAACAAGAAACAATTTCCCTATGCCTAAATAAAACCAAAGTACTTACTTTATCCCTCATCTAAGTATTAggtatttttgctttttaacaTAGATCAATAATGTGATTGACAATAGTTACCTAGCTATGACCATGCCATGGGGTGACAGGCTacctccaataattttttttcttttttgtttgttttcttctctttttatttaaaaaaaaaaattaagatattttgttattattttctcatATTAGGTGGCATTGAAACCTTAAGTATTACACGTGAAAAGAGGGCCATATGTCAGCACTCTAAAGTGAGTGACGTGGAggtctattaaaaaaaaatagacaaaaaatttacaacaataacaactaattttttttttattaatgaagatGCCATATGTGTCACTTTTTGAAACCAAGGGGACGGTTTGATCTAAGGCTAACCACAATATTTAACCCAAGAAAATTATAGGAGATTTTGACTTATattctcttttatatttatatatatatatatatatatatcaaaatgagCTAATATTCGTTTAATACTAGGGTGTTTTCAAAATTCTTTGTAATTATACCTCGTATagtaattaattgttttaatctaACGCCTCTCATGCGTGTAATAATTATTCACTGTGGAATTGTAAACTTTTTTTACATCATTTTACATATTGTTGtagttattattaaaaaaaaaaaaaaaagccaccaCCAAGGCGTCCAAGCCGCCCCCCAAATTCAGTGAATCCGAGAATTTTCCTCCGAACCCATCGGGACCCACGCGTACAGAATGTCCAACCACCATCGGCAAATCCTCAACACAAAACagctgactttttttttttttttttttttttttttttttttttaatttctgatttttttctCGAGTCAAAACCACTGACATTGAAACCACAAACTGGGTTCAGATTATATAATGTATGTTGGTTTAGTACATGATTGGGGTCATATcagccaataaaaaataaataaccctCTTTAATTACAAAGTTATAAAAGAGTTGTATACTATTTGtaaatataacaattttttttttcagaaaatcttagCATAGTCATTAGTCTTTAAGGCAAGTACGGTAACCATAAATGAAGAAACAGTAAAAGAATTTtattggaagaaaagaaaggttgaattgagattttttttccagagaaaaataatattaaattatcacttattttaaaagtttaaaattgtataaatatgtaaatttaattatttaatcaatattttaataatcaCCTTCACATATGAGTtaaaactcttttttaataaataatgtacaactcataatatttaattaaaaaaaaatgacagagACAATTTTCATTGGGTCTCGACATTGTAAAAATTTAGAGTGATTAACAAAATTACCTAGAGCAATGAGGGGCAAACAAGTAGGCAAATAGCCTTCAAAATTTAGAGTGATTTCTCCATAGGTTGTACGCAATAAAACTGAGCATCAACCAGAAAAGATAATCTTTCATCCTAGTACCCCTCCAACAATGCATCCCCAACGCAACAACATCATCCCAAATAGTGGGTGAattcaaaacattacaaatctcCATAGCATGCTTTCACATTTGACTACCgaaaccacataaaaaaataaataaatgattccTGTCTTTAATTCCATATATATCGACAAAATACACGTTTTACTTCACCCTTATATCCCCATTTTAAGAGCTTTGTGCCAATGGACAAAGCATCCATCATCAGCAACAAAGTCACAAATTAAAAGCCTATTTTGGGATGGAAAAAGAAagccaaaccaaatcctactaCTCCATCAGGTTGTGTTTAATACAGATTGCATTCCAAGCATCCGAACAAGAAAACTTACATATTTTGAAATAGTTCAGTGAGGAGTAGCCTTTCCACCAAGAGAAACCAAACTCAAATGACTTTGAATCTCAACAAGCATATCAGATCGAGCAGGCCTTCACATCCATTACCCATCTTTAATGACCATAAAAAGCCCCTCATCAAGCTTGTGTTGGGCATCATAAATCACACGAGGCCTATATTTAGCATAAAGAACCCCATCGGATGACAATCATCAAACCAAAAGTGAATCTGAAAGCCATATCCAACATAAAACTTATGAAATGTGAAGCTTCAATTCTCAATTTCAATAGCTTACATCAACTCCACGTGCAGACATGGGGGATGCTTATATGCCAAAAGCTTATACCATACAATAAAATAACCTCCACTTAAAGCTACCTAAAGAGACTTGGCCCTCATAAAATGACTCCGAATGTGCCGCATCATGGCTACATGATTCTACTCCTCAAGCTTCTTTATATCCAACCCACCATATTTCTGAAGTAAACAAAGTATATTCCACgaaagaattaattttttgcCTTAGTCGAtggcgtatatatatatacactatattCTAATAGAAAATTAAGCAGAAAACTAGCTATTTGCTATGTTACAACCCAATAAGTAATGTGCATTTGTTTTATGACccaagttcaattttttttgaaaatggcGCAAGTGATTCGTACGGCAGTTCTGAAATCatgatgaaaattttaaaatttggttcTATGCATAATTTAGTAGCATATTACGTGAAGGTCACTGCTATGATCCTAACTCCTCAAGtacaattttaatatatatataaaaggtttttgaacacctttttttttcaaatcaattttcaatgGTAAGTTATATTTAAAGTTTATGTTATTTGATATTAGAATTAGCTTACCACGACGTTCACACCCATCCTGTGGCAAACATATACACTAATACTACACGGATCTTTCATGAATTTTCAAATAAACTTTAAATCTATTGcttatcattttttatatattaggttttaattaattgaaaatcatatataaatgaaaaaaccAGAGAAACGTACGTACAACAAAATTGTGCTTCTTTTCCCTGTGAAGCAAGTTGGATCAAATTACTTGCTTCTTTGTGGTGCAGAATTTGCcattaaataataattgtatCGATACGTCTCTATATAAGAATTGTTGTAATTAGCTTAATTTGTCTCCCTCCAAGCCTGAATTAAGGACGTCTCCAAACAACAAAAGGACACAAAATTAAGTCACACAATATTATATTAAAGCAtgcttattaaaaaaacaaccccccccccccccccccacacacacacacacatatatataataataacagCATTAGGCGATTAATGATGTAATGAGTGGGTGACGGTGTCGTCATAATACTGATTAATTTCCCTGACAGAAAAACCTAATTAAAACGATCACTTTATATATGATTCAAAGGCCGGCAGGTTTAGAAATTTTAAGATTCTTTTTATATTAAGTTGGTGTGGTGGGGGAGTATGAATAGAAACCTGTCCCCCACCCATTGGAGTATGAATCCCGCAACATCCATCATTTTGCCATGCAGTCCACAATTTATTCTACGACACAGATATATACATACCTAATTCTATCCCCAGTTCAAAAAGTGGGTCAGACGGTCCCATCTGCCCACAATTTACACGGGGAAAATAAAATGTAGGGATAACCAACGATACTATTGCCTGCCTGCCTGCCTAAATGAATGTGTTTAATTTATGGGTGAAAATGTGAATGTGAATACGATTGTTAGTAATATTCACATTCGTATAATGtgattattatttgtatttgtgCGGTTATTAAATGTGAGTATTATCtgttattcatatataatgtaATGAGCATTTTAgattactatctaaatttatatgcaagattaaatactGGGGTTATTACTATATTCAAGCTTAAATAAAGTAAGATTttacttgttacacaattcacaaTTATCAACCATAGAGAGTCATTGTCTCATAAAGTAATCGAAATTTCGattaccaaaataaaataaaataaagtaaatgtaGTGAAGTATGACTTTGCaaatgatagtgaaaaaaacctGACATAATCTAAAGGTCTAAAACTTAACGAATAATTAATTCGGAACGACCTCATTTTAgttgatttaattaaatatatataatatatagaagAAATGTTGATAATGAGTTTTGATAATTGCATTTGTGTCGATCCGTATATACGGATAGCGGATACGAATGGTTATCTTCCATCCGCATTTTCATCCCTAAATTGTGTCGTATATCTTTTGAATAGCTAGA
Protein-coding regions in this window:
- the LOC133861887 gene encoding MYB-like transcription factor ODO1, which gives rise to MGRQPCCDKLGVKKGPWTVEEDKKLVNFILTHGQCCWRAVPKLAGLRRCGKSCRLRWTNYLRPDLKRGLLTEAEEQLVIDLHARLGNRWSKIAARLPGRTDNEIKNHWNTHIKKKLIKMGIDPLTHEPLLKEATTPQHDLEVNHEDESQKAVCSSHVSSSVPTENSSTTDESRSSSDPGDDDPLMSYIWSETIFLDDSFWNSPATSGSGSCYSNLGLPSPEDNSEWLLDYRKDFGDEDFGVGSFSDMDMIMNSVDIGSTL